DNA sequence from the Tissierella sp. genome:
ATGGGATATGAATAAATATGTTCCTTCTTTTATGAATCCAAACGAAGTATTAGATGGCGCATTGATATCAGGTAGTTTCATGCCAGCATCATCAAAGTGGTCAACATATGATTTCCAAAACTTTCCTACAATTAGAGAACTATACAAAGAACATGGAAAGAGCATTAACTTCTTAGGAGTTATAATGTCAAATCTAAATGTATCTTTAGAACAGAAGAAACGTTCAGCTGTATTTGTAGCACAAATGGCAAAATCTCTAGGAGCTGACGGAGCTATAGTAACAGAAGAGGGATATGGTAATCCTGATGCAGATTACATTTTATGTCTTGCAGCATTAGAAGATGTAGGAGTAAAGACAGTAGGCATAAGTAATGAGTGTACAGGAAGAGACGGAGCTTCCCAGCCACTTGTTACATTAGATATAAAAGCAAATGCTCTAGTATCTACGGGAAATGTTTCACAACTAATAGAACTTCCACCTGCGGATAAAGTAATAGGTGAACTAGAAGCTTTAGCTAGAGATGGGTTATCTGGTGGATGGGCTTATGATGAGATACTAGGAGGATCTGTAAGAGAAGATGGATCAATCATAATGGAAAACAATGCAATGTTCTGTGGAGATAGAATAGCAGGTTGGTCAACTAAGACTATGAAAGAATTTTAGGAGGTGGAGAGATGAAAAAAGCAGTTCATTATATAAATCAATTTTTCGCAGGTATTGGTGGTGAAGATATAGCTGATTTCAAACCTGAAATTAAGGAAGGTCTAATAGGACCAGCACTTGCACTAAATAGTATGTTAGATGCAGAGGTTACGCATACTATTATTTGTGGCGATAACTTTATGGGTTCTAATACGGATGAAGCAGTAGAAATAATATTAGGATTTCTAGAAGACAAAGAATTTGATATTTTTGTTGCTGGCCCAGCATTCCAAGCAGGTAGATACGGCGTAGCCTGTGGTACAATTTGCAAAGCAGTTAAAGAAAAATTTAATGTCCCAGTTATTACATCCATGAATATAGAAAACCCTGGAGTAGAGATGTTCAAAAAAGATATGTATATATTTGAAGGTGGAAAATCAGCAGCAAAATTAAGAGAAGATGTTAAGGTGATAGCTGATTTTGCAAACAAGATATTAAAAGGTGAAAAGACAGGTTCAGCCGATGAAGAAGGATTCTTTCCAAGAGGAGTAAGGGCTCAAGTGTGGTTAGAATCAAAGAAGATTGCAGCAGAAAGAGGCGTAGAGATGTTAATTAAGAAATTAAACAACCAGCCTTTTGAAACAGAACTTCCAATACCAAAACAAGATAGAGTAGAGATAGCACAACCAATAAAGGATTTATCAAAAGCAAACATAGCAATAGTAACAACAGGTGGAATAGTACCAGTGGACAATCCAGATAGAATCCAATCAGCTTCAGCCACACGTTGGGGAAGATACGATATATCAAAGGATGAAAGACTAGAATCAGGAGTATACAAAACAATCCATGCAGGATTTGATCCAGCAGCAGCAGACGCAGATCCAAATGTAATAGTACCAATAGATGCAATGAAGACATATTTAAAAGAAGGAAAGATAGGGAAACTTCATGATTATTTCTATAGCACAGTAGGTACAGGAACAACCCAAGCAGAAGCAGCAAGAATGGGTAAAGAAATAGTAGAAAAATTGCGAGAAGATAATGTTGATGGAGTTATAATGACATCAACCTGAGGTACCTGTACACGTTGCGGTGCAACGATGGTAAAAGAAATAGAAAGAGCAGGAATACCAATAGTACAGATGTGTAACCTAATACCTGTAGCAACAACAGTAGGATCAAATAAAATAGTACCTACAATATCTATCCCATATCCACTAGGGGATCCAGCAACAACTAAGGAAGCCCAATGGAAACTAAGATATCATAGAGTAGGAGTAGCATTAGATGCTCTAACTGAAAACATAGAAGAACAAACAGTGTTTAAGGTTAAGATTTAGTATTAGTAGGGTGCCTGAATAGAATCCTTTATTAGGGTTCTGTTCAGGAATAAATTAAAGGGGGATTTATATGAAAAAGAAAGATAATAGCGTTTTTAACATTTCTTTGATTATAGTATTAGTAATTTCGCTCTGGGGAATACTTTCACCTACGACATTTGGTGATGTTGCAGGAAATGCATTTACATTTTTAACGGATAAATTTGGTTGGTTTTATTTGATATCTATGTTTTTCTTTGTTGTATTTATGGCGTTTATTGCTTTCAGTAAATATGGAAATATTAGATTAGGAGCTGATGACTCAAGGCCAGAGTATAGTTACATTTCTTGGTTTGCAATGCTATTTTCTGCAGGCATGGGAATAGGTCTTGTATTCTGGGGTGTTGCAGAACCACTAAATCATTATCTATATCCAATGGGAATGACAGGGGGTACACCAGAAGCCGCTAATTTTGCAATATTTTCATCATTTTTACACTGGGGTATACATCCATGGGCAAATTATGCTGTAATTGCTCTACCATTAGCATATATGCAGTTTAGAAAAGGTAAACCAGGTCTTATAAGTAGTATATTTATCCCGCTAATTGGTGAAGAAAGAGTAAAAGGGTCAATAGGTAAGTTTATTGATATATTAGCAATATTTGCAACGGTTGCTGGTGTAGCAACTTCTCTTGGATTAGGTGTACTTCAAATAAATAGTGGATTGAATTATTTGTTTGGAATACCGATAAATACTTTAGTTCATATTATTATCATTGTAGTTGTAACTGCTATGTTTATGGCATCAGCAATATCTGGTGTTGATAAAGGAATATTATTTTTATCAAATGCTAATATAGCAATAGCTTTTGGACTAATGGTGTTAACTCTCCTATTAGGACCAACTTTGAAGATAATAAACTCTTTAACAAATGGATTGGGCCAATATATATCCGGATTTATCAGGGAGAGTTTCGCAATTAATGCCTTTGGTGATAATGGATGGATTGCTGGATGGAGAATCTTTTATTGGGCATGGTGGATTGCATGGGCACCATTTGTTGGAGTATTTATAGCTCGTATATCTAAAGGTAGAACTATTAGAGAATTTATTATAGGAGTATCAGTAGTTCCAGCTATAGGATCATTCATTTGGTTTGCAATATTTGGTGCAACTGGAATCAGCCTAGGAACAGAAGTTGCGGCAGAGGCAATAAAAGTAACAGAAACCGCATTCTTTGTTGTAATGAAGCATATTCCATTTGGTAGTATAATATCACTTGTTGCAATACTATTGCTTTGTACATTCTTTGTTACATCAGCAGACTCTGCAACCTTCGTATTAGGTATGATGTCAAGAAATGGAGAATTAAATCCAGATACTAAAACAAAGATTATTTGGGGATTGGTGCAGTCAGCTATGGCATTTGCACTTATGTTAGCAGGTGGTTTACAAGTATTACAGACTGGATCCATAGTAGCAGCTTTCCCGTTTGCATTTGTAATGATATTTGCCTGCTTCTCATTTTGGAAAGTTCTTAAGACTGAAAATGTTGGAGTAGTAAGCCAAAAAGAATTAGAATAATTAAAGGGACCTTATGGGTCCCTTTTCCAGTTCTACCTAGATTCCTTTTCTTATATAAATGGTAAATAATTATTATTCTTATTCCTAAAGGGCTTAGATATTATATTTTCTAGTATTCTAAGACCTTCTATTATCTTGTCATTATCTACTGCACCAAAACTAAGCCTAATATAATTTGAATAGATAGATTCATCTGTGAAAAAGACTTTTCCAGGCACAATTGCTAGATTGTTTTCTCCACATTCACTATATAATGCAAAAGCATCTATTTCATCAGGTAGTTTAAGCCAGATACTCAGTCCACCTTTAGGTTCTATATAGGATACACCGTAATCATCTAATTTGTCCAAGGCAGATATCATTATATTATACTTTTCAAAATATACCTTTTTCACTTTCTCTATATGCTTTTTCCAATATCCTTTTCTAAGATATAAATCAAAGGCTCTTTGAAGATATCCAGAGGAGGATACATCTGTAGTATGTTTAGCCTTGATTATTTCCTTGAAAAGCTTATTAGGCAAAGTTATAAATCCGATCCTCACCCCAGGCATGAAAATCTTTGAAAAACTTTTAATAAAAATAACTTGGTCAAATTTATCAATTGCTTTTAAAGGACTCTTCTTTTCATCATCAAAGGATAAGTCTGTTAAAAAATCATCTTCAATTATATAAAAATCATATTCTCTGGCTAAAGAGATAAGCTCTTTTTTCTTCTCCTGGCTATAGGAGTAAGTAGTAGGGCTTTGATAGTTGGTCATTATATATAGGAATTTCGGTCTGTATCTTTTTATATATGATTTTAGCAAATCTAAATCTATGCCATCATTTAATATAGGTATTCCTATTATCTTAGCTCCCCTTGATTTAAATGCAGCTAATGCACCAGAATAGGTTGGGTTTTCAATAAATATACAGTCCCCAGGATTAATTAAGGTCTTTGATATTATATCTAAGCCCTGTTGCCCACCAGAAGTAATTAGAATTTGATCTTTATCTACTGTGGTACCATAATTACTCATAAGGAATTTTGAGATGGATTCGCGAAGTGGACCATATCCTGTAATTTCTGGGTATAAAAAAGCTTGGCCTCCATCTCTATCTAAAACTTCAACTAAGGCTTGTTTAAATTCCTCTATTGGAAATAAATCTGGAGTGGGGGACATTGAAGCAAAGTTTATACTATCTTTTGAAATAGGAAGAATACCAGATACCATTAATTCCATATCTCCATCTTCTAAGTAAGGCATATCTACAGTAACTGGTAATTTTTTTATATAAGTTCCACTACCTTTTATGGAATAAACATAGCCTTCTTGTTCTAATAATTTATAGGCACTAACTACAGTTACATTATTTACACCAAGAGACTTTGCAAGAGATCTAATAGAAGGCAATTTTTCTTCTTCCAGTTGATTTCCCTCTATTAATGATTTAAATTTTTCATATAACTGGACATATAAGGGTGTATCAGTTTCTTTGTTTAAGATAAATTTATTCATAGGTATCCTCCTTAAATGTATGGATACATTTATTATAACAGATTTATTAAGGAATAAATAGGAATTAAAATAATACAAGTAAATAATAAGAACTCCCTTTAAGGGAGTTCTTATTATTCAATGATTACTTCAACTTTAGTACCATCATCACTATTTACTTCTACAATTTTACCAGTTTCACCATTTTTAATAGCTGCAAATATTTCTTCCATATCTTCTTCAGTTAAACCAGCTTCTTTAAATTCGGGGGAAAATTTGCCCGCTAGTTTAACACCTATATTGACTAGGGAAATAGGTAAGGTTACATTAACCTTAGTAGAATCCTCAGGGTCAAATACTCTAATTTTCAACCATTTAGCTTTGCTTTTTATAGAGGAACTACTACTTGTTATAGGGTCAGTTTTCTCTAATGCATCAAGTAATTTTACACCTTCTTCAGTTGTTATTTTACCTTCTTTAACCATGTTTAAGATTTGCATTTTTTCTGCCACTATAATCACTCCTGATATATTTTTATTGAACCGTTAGATGTAGATGCAATGAATTTCAGATGATCTTTATTTTCATCATAATTAACACTATGAGCCTCTATTTTCTTTAGGCCAAGATTGGCCTGTTTGTTAGTCTTATATATTAAATTTGGTACATCTAATGTAATACTACCCATGGAGGTCTCTAAATCAAAATAGCTTTCTTTGTCAGCTTCATAAATCTCAGAACTAATTGAGCCATTAGAAGTAATTAATTTTATTTCTTTAATTCTATTCATATCAATTTCATCACAGGTAATTTTACTATTTGATGTAATTAAATGAATTGTATCACAAGTAATATCATTTGCTTCAATTGAAGCATTGGAGTTATTGCATATTATTTTTTCAGCATCAATATCGTTGATAGCTATTTTAGCATTGGCTGTTTTAGCATAGATTTCAGAACAGTTTGTATCGTTTATAAATATATTAGAATTTGTAGTAGCTGCATTAATGATATCTGATTGTATATCACTGCATTCTATTCTTCCATTTTTGGTTGTTAAATCAATTTCTTTAGAGCTTACTTCTACAAGATCAATAGATGAATTTGTAGTAATACATCTTAAAGTATCAACATTTAATTCTTGGATATCTATTTTTCCGTTAGTAGAGTTTAGTAGAATTTCATTATAGTCTTTTTCAGGCAGCAAAACATCTAATTTTATAGAAATATTACTAT
Encoded proteins:
- a CDS encoding glycine/sarcosine/betaine reductase component B subunit; its protein translation is MKLEIGNFQVKDVVFGEKTMFNNGVLSINKEEAMAFIKEDEHITDLDIVIAKPGENIRIVPVKEAVEPRIRPDGRPVFPGVTGDVEATGSGRVHALKGCSVLGVGMHYGSFGDGLIDMGGEGAKYTLFSELINICLVADTDEEFERFEQQKKNTAIRIGSHRLAEYLGNTVKDLQPEEIEIFELEPITKRSEEINKLPSVVLVMQPQSQMEELGYNDLVYGWDMNKYVPSFMNPNEVLDGALISGSFMPASSKWSTYDFQNFPTIRELYKEHGKSINFLGVIMSNLNVSLEQKKRSAVFVAQMAKSLGADGAIVTEEGYGNPDADYILCLAALEDVGVKTVGISNECTGRDGASQPLVTLDIKANALVSTGNVSQLIELPPADKVIGELEALARDGLSGGWAYDEILGGSVREDGSIIMENNAMFCGDRIAGWSTKTMKEF
- the grdH gene encoding betaine reductase selenoprotein B encodes the protein MKKAVHYINQFFAGIGGEDIADFKPEIKEGLIGPALALNSMLDAEVTHTIICGDNFMGSNTDEAVEIILGFLEDKEFDIFVAGPAFQAGRYGVACGTICKAVKEKFNVPVITSMNIENPGVEMFKKDMYIFEGGKSAAKLREDVKVIADFANKILKGEKTGSADEEGFFPRGVRAQVWLESKKIAAERGVEMLIKKLNNQPFETELPIPKQDRVEIAQPIKDLSKANIAIVTTGGIVPVDNPDRIQSASATRWGRYDISKDERLESGVYKTIHAGFDPAAADADPNVIVPIDAMKTYLKEGKIGKLHDYFYSTVGTGTTQAEAARMGKEIVEKLREDNVDGVIMTSTUGTCTRCGATMVKEIERAGIPIVQMCNLIPVATTVGSNKIVPTISIPYPLGDPATTKEAQWKLRYHRVGVALDALTENIEEQTVFKVKI
- a CDS encoding BCCT family transporter — translated: MKKKDNSVFNISLIIVLVISLWGILSPTTFGDVAGNAFTFLTDKFGWFYLISMFFFVVFMAFIAFSKYGNIRLGADDSRPEYSYISWFAMLFSAGMGIGLVFWGVAEPLNHYLYPMGMTGGTPEAANFAIFSSFLHWGIHPWANYAVIALPLAYMQFRKGKPGLISSIFIPLIGEERVKGSIGKFIDILAIFATVAGVATSLGLGVLQINSGLNYLFGIPINTLVHIIIIVVVTAMFMASAISGVDKGILFLSNANIAIAFGLMVLTLLLGPTLKIINSLTNGLGQYISGFIRESFAINAFGDNGWIAGWRIFYWAWWIAWAPFVGVFIARISKGRTIREFIIGVSVVPAIGSFIWFAIFGATGISLGTEVAAEAIKVTETAFFVVMKHIPFGSIISLVAILLLCTFFVTSADSATFVLGMMSRNGELNPDTKTKIIWGLVQSAMAFALMLAGGLQVLQTGSIVAAFPFAFVMIFACFSFWKVLKTENVGVVSQKELE
- a CDS encoding PLP-dependent aminotransferase family protein, which produces MNKFILNKETDTPLYVQLYEKFKSLIEGNQLEEEKLPSIRSLAKSLGVNNVTVVSAYKLLEQEGYVYSIKGSGTYIKKLPVTVDMPYLEDGDMELMVSGILPISKDSINFASMSPTPDLFPIEEFKQALVEVLDRDGGQAFLYPEITGYGPLRESISKFLMSNYGTTVDKDQILITSGGQQGLDIISKTLINPGDCIFIENPTYSGALAAFKSRGAKIIGIPILNDGIDLDLLKSYIKRYRPKFLYIMTNYQSPTTYSYSQEKKKELISLAREYDFYIIEDDFLTDLSFDDEKKSPLKAIDKFDQVIFIKSFSKIFMPGVRIGFITLPNKLFKEIIKAKHTTDVSSSGYLQRAFDLYLRKGYWKKHIEKVKKVYFEKYNIMISALDKLDDYGVSYIEPKGGLSIWLKLPDEIDAFALYSECGENNLAIVPGKVFFTDESIYSNYIRLSFGAVDNDKIIEGLRILENIISKPFRNKNNNYLPFI
- a CDS encoding SHOCT-like domain-containing protein; translation: MAEKMQILNMVKEGKITTEEGVKLLDALEKTDPITSSSSSIKSKAKWLKIRVFDPEDSTKVNVTLPISLVNIGVKLAGKFSPEFKEAGLTEEDMEEIFAAIKNGETGKIVEVNSDDGTKVEVIIE
- a CDS encoding DUF4097 family beta strand repeat-containing protein; the encoded protein is MKEEKMMILSMLEEGKITSEEAIKLLEALEEIDIPRDTNNFANENSQKNTNQEKDPILNLNSLEDLGSDIRDAVSKIDVKEVKSDINIALSNVLSGLRNIGNSFASKSTYETITTKLDFDLNDIENPSLELHAINDSIRLRPTDEDKLLIKVTCQYKNGLFSPNDSYFTFIADGDKISFMPKYHSNISIKLDVLLPEKDYNEILLNSTNGKIDIQELNVDTLRCITTNSSIDLVEVSSKEIDLTTKNGRIECSDIQSDIINAATTNSNIFINDTNCSEIYAKTANAKIAINDIDAEKIICNNSNASIEANDITCDTIHLITSNSKITCDEIDMNRIKEIKLITSNGSISSEIYEADKESYFDLETSMGSITLDVPNLIYKTNKQANLGLKKIEAHSVNYDENKDHLKFIASTSNGSIKIYQE